A window of Nocardiopsis sp. Huas11 genomic DNA:
CCGGAGCGGAAGGGCGTCCGGCGCCCGCCGTCGTCGGTGGTGAGCATGGTCAGGTCGGCGGTGATCGGCTCCCCCGCGGCGTAGGCGTGTTCACGCGGGACCTCCGTCGGGCCGTGGGGCCCGGCTGCCGCAGGCTCGGCGCCCGCGTCCGCCTCCCCGGAGCAGCCGGTGACGAGGAGTGTCGCGAACAGGGACAGGGACAAGGGCAGGGGCAGGGCGCAGACGCGCATGGGGGAATCCGTTCGACCGGCACACGTGTGGGGGCAGAGCTTAGGACGCTCGGGTACCCCGTTCCAGTTCCAGGAATCCGGCACTCCTAGGCGTGTTAGGTTCTTCCCTGCGCTCTCTAGGAGGTGATCGCATGGCCCGTGCCGGGCTCTCCGCCGCCAGGCTGACCGAGGCCGCCGCCGAGATGGCGGACGAGGCCGGGATCGACGCGGTCACGCTGTCCGCGCTCGCCCGGCGCTTCGGTGTCAAGGACGCCAGCCTCTACTCGCACGTGCGCAACCTGCGGGACCTGCGGGTACGCGTGGCGATGCTCGCCTCCGAGGAGATGACCGAGCGCATCGCGGCCGCGGTCGTGGGCCGCGCGGGCAGGGACGCGCTGGTCGCCTTCGCCGACGCCTACCGCGACTACGCCCTCGAACACCCCGGCCGCTACGCGGCGACCCAGATGCGGTTCGACCCCGAGGAGGTCGCCGACTCGGTGGGACTGCGCCGCAGCGTGGACCTCACGTACGGGATGCTGCGCGGCTACGGGCTCACCGAGCCGGACCTGACCGACGCCGGACGGCTCCTGCGCGCCACCTTCCACGGCTACGTGCACCTGGAACTGGGCGGCGGCTTCGCGCACTCACCCGAAGTAGGGGCGTCCTGGTCGCGCTCGCTCGACGCCCTGCACGCGCTCCTCGAACGCTGGCCTTCACGCAACGCGTAGGCCCCGGAACGCACATGGGGAACAGCGGCCCGCCCACAACGAACGCACAGGCCCTCAGAGCACACCCGTTTCCGGAGAGAGCGCGCTCCGCGCCCGAGGAGCCGCCTCGGGCACCGGTCAGTCGAGATCGGCCTCGGCCAACAGGCGCGCCGCGGACGAGGGGTCCCTCAGGACCGCCGCCACCGAGTGGCGCCGCGACCACTGGCCGGCGCGCCAGCACAGCGCCCGGGCCAACCCCTCCGGGGTGGCCGCGTGGATCGTGCCGTCACCCGCGTACCACTCGACCTCCACGCCGTCCACGGTGAGCGACGCGTGGTGCAGGTAGGTGCGGTCCGGCTCGTCGTCGGGCGCCAGGAAGAGTGCGGCCTCGTCCGGGACCGGCCGGAGCTGGCCGGTCGTGCCGATCTCCCCCGCCACCGCCTCGGACGCCATGGCCAGGTCGAGGACGTCGGCCACGGCGTCGGCCGTGTCCGTGGGCGCCAGCACCAGCGGGCGGTCGTCGAGCAGCGGCAGCAGGTCCGGCGAGTCCAGAACCAGCGCGTCCTCGGCGTCGGCGACGACGATCGCGCCACCGCGCACGGCCCGCACCCGGGCCGGCGGCGAGACCAGGTCGGCGTCGACCTCCGCCAGCGCCGCCCACACCCGGCGCAGAGCCGCGCGGTCCACGTGCCGGTCGGGGTCGGCCAGCCGCGCGAGGAGGTCGTCCGGTCCGTCGGGATCGGCGACCAGGTCGTCGAGGCCGGTGCGCACCCCCAGCGCACGCGCGAACTCGGGATCCACGTCGGCGGGCACCAGGTCGTAGAGCCCGGCGAGCGCGGTGTCGGCGTCGGCGGTGCGCAGCTCCACCGGCGCCCGACCGCCGACCAGGGCGCGGGTGCGCAGCCACCAGGCGGTGTAGGAGGGCACGTCGACCGCCCGGCCGTCGGGCAGGACGATCCGCGCGGGCTCGGTGACGGCCTCGCGCAGCGGGCCCCGCGAGAGCATCGCCAGGGCGCGCGGCCACTGGTCGTCGGCGATGTAGTCCAGGTCCACGACGCACACGAGTTCGGGCGCGACCGGCGGCAGCTCGGGGTCGCCCACGCGCTCCAGCATCTCGTCGGCCCAGTCCTCCAGCCCGTCGGGGCCGTCCTCGCCGGCGGAGCCCTCGAACTCGTCCACGAGGTCGTCGCCCAGCGCCGCGTCCTGCGCCCGCACGACCGACAGCTCCCACAGGGCGCCGACGGCGCGCAGGGTCTCGGTGCCGTGCCGGTCCACCAGGTCCGCGTGGACGGTGCCGAAGGGCGCGTCGTCCACGAGCAGGTCGGCCAGGGGCGCGCCGGGCACCAGCAGTTCGGCGGCCACGGAGTAGCCGTCCTCGTCGTCGCGCAGAGCCAGCTCGGCCAGCCACGGCGCGTCCGCGACCGTGGTGCCGGACGCGGCCACCAGGTCCAGGACGGCCTCGGCCACGGGTTCGGGGTCCTCGGCGTCCAGGGAGTCGCGGACCGCCGCCTCGGTGCGCGCGTCCGCCAGGACGGTCGCCGCGTCGGCGTCGACCGCGCCCAGGCGGCGCAGCAGCGTGTGCACGGCCTCGGGGTGGACCACCCGCACACCCAGGGCGGCCAGGACGGACGGTTCGAGGTGGTGGCCCTGGGCGTCGGCGACGCGGTCCCAGTCCTCCGTCGGCAGGAGCAGGGAGCGGGGCCCCCGGACGAGCCGCCCGTCGACGAGCGGGACCGGCAGGGCGCCCAGTTCGTCGAGGTCGGCCCCGGCACCGCCGGCGTCGGCCAGGGCGGCGTACAGCTCGGCCCACCAGTGCGGCGGACGGTCGGTGTCGGCGATCAGGTCGGCGAGGTCGGCCAGGCCGAGCCGGTGCACGCGCAGCGCGGACAGCGCCGGGTGGCGCGGGCTCCAGGTCCCGGGCAGCAGCGCCGGGACGAGGTCGGCCAGGGCCGCCGTGACCCCGGCCGCGCCGCCCGATCCGCCGGTGTCCAGCAGCACGGCGTCGCGGGGCGCGGCCGGGGCCCCGCCCGCGGTGACCAGGAAGGGCGTGTCCCGGAGGGGCTCGGCGACGCGGGCGCGGAAGGAGGCGTCGACCGCGCCGCCGCCGACCCGGGTGCCGGGCACCAGGTCCAGGGCCGCGCGCGCGTCGAATCCGCGCAGCAGGGCGCAGTAGGCGTCGGCCGCCTCCGCCAGCAGCAGGTCCGTGACGGGGCCGGGCTGCACGGTGCGCCGGTCACTGCCCAGCGGGAAGGTGCCCAGCAGGACCGCCGGGAGGTCGAGTTCGGTGTCGGTGGGGGTGGGCGCGTGCACGACCCGGTCCACGTCGGCGGGCAGGGTCGCGAGCGCGCCGTCCTCGTCGACGGGAACGGCCCAGGTCAGCGTCCAGCCGGTCCGGCCGCGCTCCTCGGTGGGGCGGTCGCCGAGCAGTTCCGGGTCCAGTTCACCGGAGCGGGTCAGGACCCGCCACAGGGTGGTCCGGGTGCCGTCGGCGTCGCGCAGCGTGGTCATGAGGTCGGCGCCCTCGGAGGACGGCTCCTGGCGCGTGATGACGCGTTCGGTGCCGTCGACGGCGATCTGGACCTCGGAGAGGCCGGGCAGGGCCAGCACGAGGGCCTCGCCGGTGTGCTCGAGCAGGTCACGGACGCGCTCGCGGGTGGCCTCGTCGCGCAGGCGGAGCGTGACGTCGGTGTCGTAGCCGGGCGTGGAACCGTCCGCGTCGGCGGGGAAGGGCAGGCGCAGCATCGGGACGTGACCGGAGCGCCGCCGCACCTCCTCGCCGAGGTCGGCGTGGGCGGCGCCGCCGGAGAGCAGTTCGTCGACCGCGGCGCGGGCGAGATCGGCGCGGAAGCACACGGCGGAGCCGCCGGAGCGGACGGTGACGTCGTCGCTCAGGGCCGCCACGGCGGAGAAGCCCACCCCGAAGCGGCCGGCCGATCCGTGGTCGTCGCGCTTGGTCGAGGCACGCAGGGTGGCCAGCGACTCCACGCCCTCGGCGGTCAGCGGCTCACCCGTGTTCGCGGCGGTGAGCTCGGAGCCGTCCAGGGACAGGCGCAGTCGGCCCGGGACCCCGGCGCGACGGGCCGCGTCGGCGGCGTTCTGGGCGAGTTCCACGACGACGCGGTCGCGGTAGCCGCCGAGTGCGAAGTCCTCTTCGGCGTTCGCGTCCTCACGGAACCTCGCGGGGGCGTCGGCCCACGCCGCGAGCACGCGTCTACGCAGTTCGGCCGTATTGAAGGGATCGATCCGTGAAGCGGTCACCGGCTCGGCCATGGTGGTTTTTCCTCCTGCGCTGCGGGCACGGCCCGGCACGGTGCACCCCGGACGGGAGCGAGTGCGGTAACAACGACCCTAGCCCACGGAGGAGGCGCCGCGGGGCCGGGTCGGCCGCCCGGCGTGCCCGCGCCCGGGGGCGCGGCGCGGGCCCTCAGGAGTCGGAGGAGACGAGTTCCAGTTCCGTGGTGTCGTCGAAGACGATGTGGTCGTAGCCGAGTTCGTCGACGACCGGCACGGCGGGGTCGTTCTTGGAGACGGGGGTGCGCACCTCGGAGTGGGCTCCGCAGCCGTGGTCGAGCGAGACGACCTTGCCGTCGTCGGGCGCGTACTCGTTGGTGCACACACCGAACATCTGCCGCAGTTCGCCGGCGAGCGGGGTCAGGAAGCCGCACGTCGCGCAGCGGGCCGGGGCGGCCGTGGCGATCGGGCTGCGCGGCCCGGACTCGCCGTTGTACCAGCGCTCGGCGGCCTGCTCGCGACCGGTCTCGGACAAGACCTGGCGGCGGCCCAGTCCCAGCTCCCACACCATCTGCTGGTCGACGCCCTCGGCGTCCAGTTCGCTGTCGGGCACCTGCGCGTAACCGGGGATGAGGCGCTCGTCGTCCTCCTCGACCGGCAGCAGGTCGCCCACGCCGAGGTCGCCGGGGCGCAGGCGCTCCTTCCACGGCACCCATTCGGGCGCGGTGAGGGCGCCCTCGCCGGGCAGCAGGACGACCTCGTTGACGGTGACGTCCTTGGCGCGCGAGGCGCGGACGACGGTGACGGCGTAGGTCCACCCGGGGTAGGCGGGGTCCAGGCAGGTGAAGTAGTGGGTGACCAGGCGCGTGTCCTCGACCTCGGGGTCCAGGGGTGCGCCGACCCATTCGGGTCGCCCGACCTCGGCAGCCACCGAGCGCGCCAGCTCCACCGCGTCGATACAGGCTTTGTCCGGTACAGGAGAACGTCGAGAAGGGCTCACGTTCCCCATTCTCACTGATCGCCGACACCGATTTGACCATAACGCGGGTCAAGGTTCAGCCGATACGCCCTCTTGATGAAGTCTTGTGGCGATCGTGTCGTCCGGTCACGGCCCTGGCCGCCCGGCGTGCGCCGCTTTCGTGTCACGTTCTCCCGAGCCGCCGTGTCAGAGGGGTGAGAGCGAGAAAGGGACGCCGACCGCGTCCCGCACCACCGACGGAGGAACGATGCGCCAGCACACGACGGACACGGCGACCACGACGGCCGGCGCCGGGCTCGCCGCCGAGGCCCGGGGCCGGGTGCTCCTGCCCGGCGATGCGGGGTTCGAGGCGGCCCGCAGACCGTGGAACCGGGCGGTCGACCAGCCGGTGGCGGCCGTGGTCGAGGCCGCCGACGCCGACGATGTGGCCGCCGTGGTGCGCCACGCGCGCCGGGCGGGGCTGGCCGTGGCCGTCCAGCCGAACGGGCACGGGCCCTCCGGCGGCACGGACGGCGCGATCCTGCTGCGGACCGGGCTCTTGGACGAGGTCGAGATCCACCCCCGGAAGCGGTGGGCGCGGGTGGGCGCCGGCGCCGCGTGGGGACCCGTTCTGGCGGCGGCCGCCCGACACGGCCTGACCGGACCGGCGGGCAGCTCGCCCCTGGTCAGCGTGACCGGCTACACCCTCGGCGGCGGCCAGGGCTGGTTCTCCCGTCGGTACGGGCTCGCCGCCGACGGCGTCCGGGCCTTCGACACCGTGACCGCCGACGGCCGGACCGCGCGCGTCACGGCCGAGTCCGACCCCGACCTGTTCTGGGCGCTGCGCGGGGGCGGCGGCGACTTCGCCGTCGTCACCGCCGTGGAGTTCGACCTGCTGCCCGTGCCGTCCCTCTACGGCGGCCGACTGCTGTGGCCCGGGCACCGTGCCGCCGAGGTCTTCGCGGCCTTTCGCGAGCTGACCGCCACGGCCCCGCCCGAGCTCAGCCTGTGGATGACCCGCGTCGAGGTACCGCAGGCCCCGCCGATGGTCGCCCTGGACACGGCCTACCTGGGTCCGGAGGACGAGGGAGCGGCCCTGCTCCGCGGCTTCGACGCGATCGGTGGCGCCCTCTCCGACCGGCGCGCCACGATGTCGCCGGCCGACCTCGGCGCCATCACGGGCGATCCCACCGAGCCGGGACCGTCGCTGTCCCGGGCCGAGCTGCTCACCCGACTGGACGCGCGAGTGGAGGGCGCGCTGACGACCGACCCCGTCGACCCGCTCCTCACCGTCCAGCTGCGGCACCTGGGCGGCGCGATGGCCGACACCGGCAGGGCGACCGGCGCGCACGGGCCGCTGACGGAGCCCTACCTGCTCTACACGGTCGGCCTCGCCCCGGCACCGGAGGCGGCCGCCGCGGTCGCCGCGCGCCAGGCCGCACTCGTGCGGGGACTCGGCACGGCCGTGAGCGGGCGCAAGCCGTTCACCTTCCTCTCCCCGGGCGAGGACCCGCGGGCGGCCTTTCCCGCGCCGGCCCTGGCCCGTCTGCGCGGCATCAAACGCGACCGCGACCCGCGCGGCGTCATCCGCTCCAACTTCCCGGTGCTCGAGGGCCTCTGAACCCTTACCGGCACCCCCGCGGCGGAGCACACGCTCAGCACGACCCGACAGGGAAGGACACGATGAGGGACCACGACTGGCTGGCCGCCCGGTTCGACGAGCACCGCGCACACCTGCGCGCGGTGGCCCACCGGATCCTCGGTTCGGCCGCGGAGGCCGACGACGCCCTCCAGGAGGCCTGGCTGCGCGCCCGCGCGGCCGACGCGGGCGAGGTGGACAACGTCGGCGGGTGGCTGACCACCATCGTGTCCCGCGTGTGCCTCAACATGCTGCGCTCCCGGGGCACGCGCCGGGAGGAGGCCCTGGACCGGTACGAGCCGGACGCCGCGATGGTCCTGGCCCCGGACGACGCGGTCGACCCCGAGCACGAGGCGCTCATGGCGGACTCGGTGGGTCTGGCCCTCCAAGTGGTGTTGGAGACCCTGACGCCGGCCGAGCGCCTGGCGTTCGTCCTGCACGACATGTTCGCGGTGCCCTTCGAGGAGGTCGCCCCGATCGTCGGCCACTCCACGGCCGCCGCCCGCCAGCTCGCCAGCCGCGCGCGCCGCCGGGTGCGGGGCGCGGACCTGTCGCCGCGGGCGGACCGCGCCCGCCGCCGACGGGTGGTCGACGCGTTCACCGCTGCCGCGCGCCACGGCGACTTCGACGCCCTGTTGACCGTCCTGGACCCCGAGGTCGTCCTGCGGGTGGAGACGGGGTCCGCGCCGGTGCGCGTCGAGCGCGGCGCGACGGCGGTGGCCGGACAGGCCACCCGGTTCCGCCTGGGCGGGCCCGCCGCCGAGGTCCACCCGGTGCTGGTCGACGGGGCGTCGGGGCTCCTGGTGGTCAAGGACGGACGCCCGTACTCCGTGATGGCCTTCTCGGTGACCGACGACCGGGTGACGGAGATCGCCGTCGTCTCCGACCCCGAGCGCATCGGCGGCCTGCGCCCGCCGGCGTCGGGCTGAACACCACGCGTGTCGGGCCGCACACGCAGATGTCGGGGCCGCACACGGGTGTCGGGCCGCACACGCGACGAGGCGGGGCCGGGCTCCTTCCCCGGCCCCGCCTCGTCGTGGGGTGTCAGGCCTCCAGGTCGTCGGCGACCGCGCGCAGCACGGCGGCGATCTGGCCCGCGTCCCGCCGTTCGGGGTGCCGGCCCCTGCGGTAGCCGGTGGACAGGCCTTCGAGCAGCTTGATGAGGTCCTCGGTGATGACGACCATCTCGTCGGGCTTCTTGCGCCGGGCCTTGACCACGGAGTGCTGGGTGTCGAGGAGTTTCACCTGGAGCGCCTGCGCGCCCTTGCGGCCTTCGGCCACGCCGAACTCCACCCTCTGTCCTGGGGAGAGCGAGGTGGTGCCGGGAGGAAGGGAGGAAGAGTGCACGAAGACCTCACCGCCGTCGTCCTGGGTGAGGAATCCGAAACCCTTGTCGCCGTCGTACCACTTGACCTTGCCGGTGGGCACGTAGTGACCTCATGCTTTCACAGTCGGGCACCACGAGTTCCGGGAGCGCTCAACCGTGTTCTCGCGCTCCGTCATTCCCGCGGCGGCCCTTGGTTTCCATGGGTGGTCAACCAGGCTAGTGCGCGGACCGAAAGCCGTCCATGGCAATATCGCCGCTCGGGGCGAGGGCCTCGGAAGGGGCGCGAACCGGCGCCGGAGGCGGTTTCGGAGCGCGCCGGCCCGGAACGCCAGAACGAGGCCCGGATGCGGCTCACCCGGGCCTCGCGACGTCGACGGCGGTCCTTGTCACCGCTGGGTGCGGAGTGTGGGACGGGACTCGGCGGAGAGACGGGACCTCCGCGACGTGTGCGGCGTCCGGTCTGGCTGCCGGATCACCGCTTCTGACGTGGCCACCTTCTCGGTGGCGGTGTAGCACCAGGATTACCCCGCCGGACACGCGAGAACGCCTGGTAACGGGCTGACCGGAAAAGGTTATTCCGAGCATTTACCAAGTTATGACCAGTCCCGCGAATGGTCGTCCGGGGCGCCCGGTCGCCCGTCAACCGGGCGTGCGCGCCGACCGCTCCTGCGCCCGCGCCGACCGCAGCACGCGCGGGTAGAGCAGGAACACGCTCACCAGCGAGGCCAGGCCGAGACCGATGACACCGGTCGCCGGGAGCGACTCCTGGATGTAGCGGTCGATGAACTTGGCCTCGCCCGGCCACAGCGCCATCGCGATCGCGCATCCCAGCAGCGGCAGGCCGACGCCGATCCACTTGTCCCGCGCCGTCCACACCCGGCTGAGCACGATGAGCGCCGCGGCCAGCACCCACACGAACGCCAGGTTCCACCCCCAGGGCACGGTGAGCAGCATCAGTCCCAGGGCCGCCGTCTCCGGCCCGTGGTGGCGCACCGCCATGGACAGGCCGCGCAGCCCGCCGGCCGCCCGGGCCCGTCCGCCGACGGTCATCTCGGTCTGCCCCGGGCCCTCCAGCAGGGACATCAGTCCGTGGCTGGGGCCGCCCCGCCAGGGCGGCGGCGGCCGGTCGGCGTGCCGGGGCTTGGGCGGGATCATCTCGTCGTCCTCGAGGTCGAGGTCACGACCGCCGAAATCCCGCTCCACCAGGTCCTCCGGAGTACCGAGACCGAGCAGGATCCTGCGGACGGTCTCCTCGTCGCGACCGGCCGCGGCGCGCCGCGACTCGATGCGGGAGCGCACCGTCGTGAGATAGGCCGTCCGCTCCCTCGCGGACACACGACCGTGCAGCACCAGAGCGACCTCGGACAGATAGTCGAGTACCAATTGTTCCGAGCGCTGGGTCATGACCCCATATTGGCCCACAATGACCTGGCTTTTAACCCCTTCATCCAATTACGGTCGGTCATTTGTCGGTCGATACGGTCTGCACACGCGTGGCAGCGGGCACCGCCCGCCCAGTACGGGGACTGAAGCGCCCTACGGTGCGGGCATCGCTTAGCGTGGACACGATGACCGACAACGCACAGCTCGACGAGCACGAACCTGGTGCGGGGAGCCGTGGCGCCCCCGGCTCGGGCCGCCCCCCGACGTTC
This region includes:
- a CDS encoding TetR-like C-terminal domain-containing protein produces the protein MARAGLSAARLTEAAAEMADEAGIDAVTLSALARRFGVKDASLYSHVRNLRDLRVRVAMLASEEMTERIAAAVVGRAGRDALVAFADAYRDYALEHPGRYAATQMRFDPEEVADSVGLRRSVDLTYGMLRGYGLTEPDLTDAGRLLRATFHGYVHLELGGGFAHSPEVGASWSRSLDALHALLERWPSRNA
- a CDS encoding sacsin N-terminal ATP-binding-like domain-containing protein, whose translation is MAEPVTASRIDPFNTAELRRRVLAAWADAPARFREDANAEEDFALGGYRDRVVVELAQNAADAARRAGVPGRLRLSLDGSELTAANTGEPLTAEGVESLATLRASTKRDDHGSAGRFGVGFSAVAALSDDVTVRSGGSAVCFRADLARAAVDELLSGGAAHADLGEEVRRRSGHVPMLRLPFPADADGSTPGYDTDVTLRLRDEATRERVRDLLEHTGEALVLALPGLSEVQIAVDGTERVITRQEPSSEGADLMTTLRDADGTRTTLWRVLTRSGELDPELLGDRPTEERGRTGWTLTWAVPVDEDGALATLPADVDRVVHAPTPTDTELDLPAVLLGTFPLGSDRRTVQPGPVTDLLLAEAADAYCALLRGFDARAALDLVPGTRVGGGAVDASFRARVAEPLRDTPFLVTAGGAPAAPRDAVLLDTGGSGGAAGVTAALADLVPALLPGTWSPRHPALSALRVHRLGLADLADLIADTDRPPHWWAELYAALADAGGAGADLDELGALPVPLVDGRLVRGPRSLLLPTEDWDRVADAQGHHLEPSVLAALGVRVVHPEAVHTLLRRLGAVDADAATVLADARTEAAVRDSLDAEDPEPVAEAVLDLVAASGTTVADAPWLAELALRDDEDGYSVAAELLVPGAPLADLLVDDAPFGTVHADLVDRHGTETLRAVGALWELSVVRAQDAALGDDLVDEFEGSAGEDGPDGLEDWADEMLERVGDPELPPVAPELVCVVDLDYIADDQWPRALAMLSRGPLREAVTEPARIVLPDGRAVDVPSYTAWWLRTRALVGGRAPVELRTADADTALAGLYDLVPADVDPEFARALGVRTGLDDLVADPDGPDDLLARLADPDRHVDRAALRRVWAALAEVDADLVSPPARVRAVRGGAIVVADAEDALVLDSPDLLPLLDDRPLVLAPTDTADAVADVLDLAMASEAVAGEIGTTGQLRPVPDEAALFLAPDDEPDRTYLHHASLTVDGVEVEWYAGDGTIHAATPEGLARALCWRAGQWSRRHSVAAVLRDPSSAARLLAEADLD
- a CDS encoding DUF3027 domain-containing protein, whose translation is MELARSVAAEVGRPEWVGAPLDPEVEDTRLVTHYFTCLDPAYPGWTYAVTVVRASRAKDVTVNEVVLLPGEGALTAPEWVPWKERLRPGDLGVGDLLPVEEDDERLIPGYAQVPDSELDAEGVDQQMVWELGLGRRQVLSETGREQAAERWYNGESGPRSPIATAAPARCATCGFLTPLAGELRQMFGVCTNEYAPDDGKVVSLDHGCGAHSEVRTPVSKNDPAVPVVDELGYDHIVFDDTTELELVSSDS
- a CDS encoding FAD-binding oxidoreductase → MRQHTTDTATTTAGAGLAAEARGRVLLPGDAGFEAARRPWNRAVDQPVAAVVEAADADDVAAVVRHARRAGLAVAVQPNGHGPSGGTDGAILLRTGLLDEVEIHPRKRWARVGAGAAWGPVLAAAARHGLTGPAGSSPLVSVTGYTLGGGQGWFSRRYGLAADGVRAFDTVTADGRTARVTAESDPDLFWALRGGGGDFAVVTAVEFDLLPVPSLYGGRLLWPGHRAAEVFAAFRELTATAPPELSLWMTRVEVPQAPPMVALDTAYLGPEDEGAALLRGFDAIGGALSDRRATMSPADLGAITGDPTEPGPSLSRAELLTRLDARVEGALTTDPVDPLLTVQLRHLGGAMADTGRATGAHGPLTEPYLLYTVGLAPAPEAAAAVAARQAALVRGLGTAVSGRKPFTFLSPGEDPRAAFPAPALARLRGIKRDRDPRGVIRSNFPVLEGL
- a CDS encoding sigma-70 family RNA polymerase sigma factor, whose amino-acid sequence is MRDHDWLAARFDEHRAHLRAVAHRILGSAAEADDALQEAWLRARAADAGEVDNVGGWLTTIVSRVCLNMLRSRGTRREEALDRYEPDAAMVLAPDDAVDPEHEALMADSVGLALQVVLETLTPAERLAFVLHDMFAVPFEEVAPIVGHSTAAARQLASRARRRVRGADLSPRADRARRRRVVDAFTAAARHGDFDALLTVLDPEVVLRVETGSAPVRVERGATAVAGQATRFRLGGPAAEVHPVLVDGASGLLVVKDGRPYSVMAFSVTDDRVTEIAVVSDPERIGGLRPPASG
- a CDS encoding cold-shock protein, with the translated sequence MPTGKVKWYDGDKGFGFLTQDDGGEVFVHSSSLPPGTTSLSPGQRVEFGVAEGRKGAQALQVKLLDTQHSVVKARRKKPDEMVVITEDLIKLLEGLSTGYRRGRHPERRDAGQIAAVLRAVADDLEA